A single region of the Duganella sp. BuS-21 genome encodes:
- the motA gene encoding flagellar motor stator protein MotA, with product MQQIVGLLIVLGSVFGGFFMMGGAFHQIWQPIELIVIAGAGLGALVIGNPSHVLKEMMTQIKKIITKKKYDSEFQRQLLLLMYELLQLAAGGLKALDAHVEAPKDSPLFQRYPRVLEEPKLLAFIVDNFRLMAMGKINAHELEGVLEQELEAIHTELEQPAKSLGKIGEAMPGFGILAAVLGIVITMNTVNEGATSGEIAEHVGAAMVGTFIGIFFCYGLIDPLCNMMKQLINAEASNKETVKVVLVTHVAGKPPLLAIDAGRRLVALNIKPSFAQLERWINDLEGRDSAPADDSSRRGGRGAKAA from the coding sequence ATGCAGCAAATAGTCGGTCTCCTCATAGTTTTAGGCAGCGTCTTCGGCGGCTTCTTCATGATGGGCGGAGCCTTCCATCAGATCTGGCAGCCGATCGAGCTGATCGTGATCGCCGGCGCCGGTCTCGGTGCGCTCGTCATCGGCAACCCCAGCCACGTGCTGAAGGAGATGATGACGCAGATTAAAAAGATTATCACCAAGAAGAAATACGATTCCGAGTTCCAGCGTCAGCTGCTGCTGCTGATGTATGAACTGCTGCAACTGGCGGCCGGCGGCCTGAAGGCGCTCGACGCCCACGTCGAGGCGCCCAAGGACAGCCCGCTGTTCCAGCGCTATCCGCGCGTGCTGGAAGAGCCGAAACTGCTGGCCTTCATCGTCGACAACTTCCGCCTGATGGCCATGGGCAAGATCAACGCGCACGAGCTCGAAGGCGTGCTGGAACAGGAACTGGAAGCCATCCACACCGAACTCGAACAGCCGGCCAAGTCGCTCGGCAAGATCGGCGAGGCGATGCCGGGCTTCGGTATTCTGGCCGCCGTGCTCGGTATCGTGATCACCATGAACACCGTCAACGAAGGTGCAACCTCGGGCGAGATCGCCGAACACGTGGGCGCCGCCATGGTCGGTACCTTCATCGGTATTTTCTTTTGCTACGGCCTGATCGACCCGCTGTGCAATATGATGAAACAACTGATCAACGCCGAGGCCTCCAACAAGGAAACCGTCAAGGTGGTGTTGGTGACGCACGTGGCCGGCAAGCCGCCGTTGCTGGCGATCGACGCCGGCCGCCGCCTGGTGGCGCTCAACATCAAGCCGAGCTTCGCCCAGCTCGAGCGCTGGATCAACGATCTGGAAGGCCGCGACAGCGCGCCGGCCGATGACAGCTCGCGTCGTGGAGGCCGTGGTGCTAAAGCCGCATGA
- a CDS encoding OmpA family protein, whose amino-acid sequence MTARVVEAVVLKPHDKAHDQTIVKRGGGKHKHDDHGGAWKVAFADFCLALMCLFLVLWLMAARNTESLEQILTEADGAKTDQGKGVMPEQVGGPRGSLIDRFPMPHFGNSEAEGKQKAAADQTDVPAAPSSKVKYESPDDLTALSRVLTKMSAEAGLSSNLESVITPYGLRVMLHDTDRQGMFVRGSAVPTDKFRALLRKMGPLFQQMENQMLIVGHTDSLQYADRSYAAFSNWTLSANRAMSARSQLLAGGMNRESVLQVVGMADRAPLDMKKIDAGINRRIELLILTTAQAKTVASMFGMPDASDPLTHDVDTALPDATLLQQLRSKLGGDSPLRDPRRNK is encoded by the coding sequence ATGACAGCTCGCGTCGTGGAGGCCGTGGTGCTAAAGCCGCATGACAAAGCGCATGACCAGACCATCGTCAAGCGCGGTGGCGGCAAGCACAAACACGACGACCACGGCGGCGCCTGGAAGGTAGCGTTCGCCGACTTCTGTCTGGCGTTGATGTGCCTGTTCCTGGTGCTGTGGCTGATGGCGGCGCGCAACACCGAGTCGCTGGAACAGATCCTGACCGAGGCCGACGGCGCCAAGACCGACCAGGGCAAGGGCGTCATGCCCGAGCAGGTCGGCGGCCCGCGCGGCAGCCTGATCGACCGTTTCCCGATGCCGCACTTCGGCAATTCGGAAGCCGAAGGCAAGCAGAAGGCCGCCGCCGACCAGACCGACGTCCCGGCCGCGCCCTCCTCCAAGGTCAAGTACGAGAGCCCGGACGACTTGACCGCGCTGTCGCGCGTGCTGACCAAGATGAGCGCCGAAGCCGGCCTGTCGAGCAATCTGGAATCGGTGATCACGCCCTACGGCCTGCGCGTGATGCTGCACGACACCGACCGCCAGGGCATGTTCGTGCGCGGCAGCGCCGTGCCGACCGACAAGTTCCGCGCCCTGCTGCGCAAGATGGGGCCGCTGTTCCAGCAAATGGAAAACCAGATGCTGATCGTCGGCCACACCGACTCGCTGCAGTACGCCGACCGCAGCTACGCCGCCTTCTCGAACTGGACGCTGTCGGCCAACCGCGCCATGTCGGCCCGTTCGCAACTGCTGGCCGGCGGCATGAACCGCGAATCGGTGCTGCAGGTGGTGGGCATGGCCGACCGCGCGCCGCTGGACATGAAAAAGATCGATGCCGGCATCAACCGCCGCATCGAGTTGCTGATTTTGACCACGGCGCAGGCCAAGACCGTCGCCAGCATGTTCGGCATGCCGGACGCGTCCGACCCGCTGACCCACGACGTCGACACGGCGCTGCCGGACGCCACGCTGCTGCAGCAGTTGCGCAGCAAGCTCGGCGGCGATTCGCCGCTGCGCGACCCGCGCCGCAACAAATAA
- the flgM gene encoding flagellar biosynthesis anti-sigma factor FlgM has protein sequence MRISTPTPDGMAVQRVAEAAPADAAEAVAPAAPAPSPLQSAVLQPALQAMRDMPEIDQEKVDLLRNALAKGELPFDPGKLAGLIQRFHGSEQ, from the coding sequence ATGAGAATCTCGACACCGACACCGGACGGCATGGCCGTCCAGCGCGTGGCTGAAGCCGCCCCAGCGGATGCCGCCGAGGCGGTCGCCCCGGCGGCGCCCGCGCCCTCCCCGCTGCAATCGGCGGTCTTGCAACCGGCCCTGCAAGCCATGCGCGACATGCCCGAGATCGACCAGGAAAAGGTCGACCTGCTGCGCAACGCCCTGGCCAAGGGCGAGCTGCCGTTCGATCCGGGCAAGCTGGCCGGCCTGATCCAGCGTTTCCACGGGAGCGAGCAGTGA